In Acidisarcina polymorpha, the DNA window GGCTCCTCTTTCTCCACGTTGCATTAGACACGGGCGCGCCGATTCCGAAACAGCTCTCCCATCGGATAACGATGCGGGTCGCGGCGGCTCCGCCGGGCAGCGAAGAAATGACTGAGAGCGGTGGAGTGAGCGAAGTCGATCATCGTAAGGTCGCCGTCATCGGCCCGCCGCTGCGTGGGGAACGGTACATCTCGGCTGACTCCTGCTGCGATGCAAGCCGTCATACCCGGGCCGCTCTGCCAATTAATGGTCGAGTCTGGCTGGGGCAGCGCTTCGCCGTCGATTGGGAACAGATGGATTCGCAGGATCGCATCTACTCGGGCCCCAAAGAAGACCCGAAGAGCTATACGATTTTTGGCCAAGAGGCGTTGGCGGTTGCCGATGGAAGTGTTAGTTCTATTACCGAGGGGCAGGCGGAACAGGTTCCGGGAAAATATCCAACTCGTATTTCGCTCGATGAGGCTGACGGGAACTCGGTGATTCTCGATCTCGGAAACCAGCAGTACGCGCTTTACGCGCATATGCAGCCGGGGAGCATCAAGGTCCATCCGGGTGAACGAGTCAAACGCGGTCAGGTGCTTGGGCTGGTTGGGAATACCGGTAACTCGCTCGCTCCGCATCTTCATTTCCAGGTCATGGACGGGCCGTCATCGCTCACTGCAAATGGTCTTCCCTATGAAATCGATCAATTCGAGGTGACGGGGAAGACTCCCGGGACCGAGGCCTTCGATGAAGCGGAAGAAAAGGGAGTTCCCGTGCCGATTACGGCGATCCCCCCGCCCCACACGGTCAAGGAAGCACTCCCGCTCGATCAACTAGTGGTGTCGTTTGCTGCTTCGAGGTGACGGCTGCGATCGCCTGGAGCGGTCAAGGGTGCCGAGAGCTAAGGACCCTGGGGCGAAGCGTGGACCGTCAGGACCCTTCAGGAAATGCTCCAGGCATCGTTGAACTTGGGCTTCGCGGCCGGGCCACATTCACCGGCGGATTGAAGTCGGTCTCATCCGCGGCGATCGGTGTCCCCTCCTGCTGCTGGTCTACCAAGACACTTCGCCATGCCTCCTGACTTCGTCCTGACGTCTCTCGATCCAGACCCTCCTGCCAAATCTTCCGAAAACGATCGAGTTCATCCCTTGTCAACTTGTCCTTCAATAAGCTGTCATTCATCTTCGCCAAGGCCGCCCCGCTGGTCGAGTTGGATCCGGTGAAGTGTTCCGAGCGGGAACGCGCCCAGCTGCTTGAGACGTCCGCGAGCTTCTGTGCAAAAGGCCTCGTTTGGCCGGGCTGCTTCGTGCCTTCGTCCAAGGAAGCGAGTTCCTTCAATTGGCTTAGAAAGGCAGCCTGCTCCTCGCTCGGGTAGGCTCCTGGCATCCGCGAGCCCAGCCACTCCCGGACTTCCTCAAAAAGCACGTTTTTGCGCCCCCACAATTCCGTGGCAGCGGTCGTGGATAGGCGATCAATATTTGTCATTTCCAGTTTCTTCTGCCAACGAAGACCTTTGCGGTCATGGTCATGCTTATTTTCCAGGTAGATCGTACGCATGCCCATCAGATGGGGAAGCTCCAGAATCCCGCTGTTTGTGCCGACACTTACGGTCTCGGGATGATGACTTTGGATCAGGGCCAGGAAGAACATCTGCGACGCCATGTCCTTGCCTCCGGGCCAGTCTTTCGAACGCCAGTATTGAAACAAATTCATGTCCGCATGAGGGACAGATGTGCCTCCAACAGCGCCGGGGATATTTACCGGGTCGCCAATCAAGACAAGCTTGCGATCCGGCTCCATCTCCCGTATCGACACCATCATCTGCGCGAGCATGGTTGGGTTGGTGTCAAGGTGCGGTCCGGCGGCATTTGTCCGTCCGGAGCTTCTACCCCAGAGCAACACGTACTTCTCGTCCTGAGAAAAACCCTGCTTGAGGTAAAAGTCGCGGAGTTCGCCTCGTGATCGACTCTCTGGCACGCTGGCAGCGATTGCTGCGTGCAGGCGCCGTTGAGCACGCACGGGATCCTCCAGAAACGGCGCAACTGCCGCATCCGTTGAACCGCGCACCTTCCCGCCTCGCTCGGTATCAGCCACCACCGATACGCGATCGCGCTTGTAGTGATTGGTGGGAATCCCGGATTGCAGAAAGTTCGCCATCTGCGCTGCCTGGTTCTGAAGTATCGGCCGGAG includes these proteins:
- a CDS encoding M23 family metallopeptidase; amino-acid sequence: MHIRSGLWAGLVLAVIAGVSGQACLAGTPTAQMTPLILSVQDAPVPFLGSDGRVHLVYELWLENFSSGDVALKSVEVLGDGAALQRLDAGAIASRLQPAGTRAPTGTLAKSAQGLLFLHVALDTGAPIPKQLSHRITMRVAAAPPGSEEMTESGGVSEVDHRKVAVIGPPLRGERYISADSCCDASRHTRAALPINGRVWLGQRFAVDWEQMDSQDRIYSGPKEDPKSYTIFGQEALAVADGSVSSITEGQAEQVPGKYPTRISLDEADGNSVILDLGNQQYALYAHMQPGSIKVHPGERVKRGQVLGLVGNTGNSLAPHLHFQVMDGPSSLTANGLPYEIDQFEVTGKTPGTEAFDEAEEKGVPVPITAIPPPHTVKEALPLDQLVVSFAASR